One window of the Colius striatus isolate bColStr4 chromosome 19, bColStr4.1.hap1, whole genome shotgun sequence genome contains the following:
- the NDUFA8 gene encoding NADH dehydrogenase [ubiquinone] 1 alpha subcomplex subunit 8: MPGSLQVPSLEELDVQEVAVSSAVLKAAAHHYGSQCDRPNKEFMLCRWEEKDPRKCLREGRQVNQCALDFFRKIKTHCAEPFTEYWTCIDYSNLQELRRCRKQQAVFDNCVLEKLGWVRPDLGQLSKVTKVKTDRPMPENAYHSRPRPEPNPPIEGELKPSPFGSRLFFWSW; this comes from the exons ATGCCCGGCTCCCTGCAGGTGCCCTCCCTGGAGGAGCTCGATGTGCAGGAG GTGGCGGTCAGCTCGGCCGTGCTGAAGGCCGCGGCCCATCATTACGGCTCGCAGTGCGACCGGCCCAACAAGGAGTTCATGCTGTGTCGCTGGGAGGAGAAGGACCCGCGGAAGTGCCTGCGGGAGGGCCGGCAGGTCAACCAGTGCGCGCTCGACTTCTTCAG GAAGATTAAGACACACTGTGCAGAGCCATTCACTGAGTACTGGACCTGCATTGACTACAGCAACCTGCAGGAGCTGCGCCGGTGCAGGAAGCAGCAGGCAGTGTTTGATAACTGTGTGCTGGAGAAGCTGGGTTGGGTGAGACCTGATCTGGGACAGCTCTCTAAG gtTACGAAAGTGAAGACAGACCGTCCCATGCCTGAGAATGCCTATCACTCTAGACCTAGACCAGAGCCCAACCCACCCATTGAAGGTGAGCTGAAGCCATCTCCCTTTGGCAGTAGGCTCTTCTTCTGGTCCTGGTGa
- the LOC133627261 gene encoding carboxyl-terminal PDZ ligand of neuronal nitric oxide synthase protein-like isoform X1 yields MPVKNRYNLVDDGCDSRVPLHNEEAFQHGIHFQAKYIGSLDVPRPNSRVEIVAAMRRIRYEFKAKNIKKKKVSIIVSVDGVKVILRKKQKRKEWTWDESKMVVMHDPVYRIFYVSHDSQDLKIFSYIARDGANNSFRCNVFKSKKKSQAMRVVRTVGQAFEVCHKLSLQHALHNADGQADGASDKSAEEQPLEVHQIKGSKITDVDEVGIDSDGICVSERGPRELPTARGDLGMLKPGQASKDKNSQDPEVCSLPPAGSQPLLSPGSPCSSASITPLASQHCLQLLQQQLLQQQQQTQVAVAQVQLLKDQLAAETAARIEAQARVRQLLLTNRDLLQHVSLLVRQLTVLEAREQHRQPVDRSLQNLSLAQSLSLNLKNHYSLDIHLPSTSSPASILGSPVAPGSLPALGPGDSYLNLGSLERGSKDGDECVSVLEGQDGLSRRVEGSEVSEFTLLSSSSRHKDDTDRGDEDSRRQQPIPKLNPPPPILRKRSSKTSPSLEVEAKPESAAHVSLPSPGLCSLSSAAASSLTLTDPEGRTPARSAAPGTEPPAAGGWARGKGRTAESGHPSPLANSREPAATAALGKDLAALGSPTDSSLPLCPADDTRLHISFSEDELLEPELDTALGPCRVPS; encoded by the exons taTGAATTCAAAGCCAAGAACattaagaagaagaaagtgaGCATCATTGTGTCTGTGGATGGGGTGAAGGTGATTCTGCGCAAGAAGCAGAAG AGAAAGGAGTGGACCTGGGATGAGAGTAAGATGGTGGTGATGCACGACCCTGTGTACAG AATCTTCTATGTGTCTCATGACTCACAAGATCTGAAAATATTCAGTTACATCGCAAGGGACGGCGCTAACAACTCCTTCAGGTGCAATGTCTTCAAATCAAAGAAGAAG AGCCAGGCCATGCGCGTGGTGCGCACCGTGGGCCAGGCCTTCGAGGTGTGCCACAAGCTGAGCCTGCAGCACGCGCTGCACAACGCCGACGGGCAGGCGGACGGCGCCAGCGACAAGTCGGCCGAGGAGCAGCCGCTGGAAG TTCACCAGATAAAGGGCTCCAAGATCACAGACGTGGATGAGGTTGGCATCGACTCTGATGGCATCTGTGTGTCTGAGAGGGGACCCCGAGAGCTGCCCACTGCCAGGGGGGACCTTGGCATGCTGAAACCTGGACAAGCCTCTAAGGATAAGAACTCCCAG GACCCCGAGGtctgctccctgcccccggccgGCTCACAGCCGCTGCTCAGCCCGGGCAGTCCCTGCTCCTCGGCCTCCATCACGCCGCTGGCCTCGCAGCActgcctccagctgctccagcagcagctcctccagcagcagcagcagacacagGTGGCCGTGGCCCAG GTGCAGCTCCTGAAGGACCAGCTGGCAGCTGAGACAGCAGCGCGGATCGAGGCTCAGGCGCGGGtgcggcagctgctgctgaccaaCCGGGACCTGCTGCAGCACGTGTCCCTCCTGGTCCGGCAGCTGACGGTGCTGGAGGCCCGGGAGCAGCACCGGCAGCCGG TTGACCGCTCCTTGCAAAACCTGTCGCTGGCTCAGTCCCTCTCCCTGAACCTGAAGAACCACTACAGCCTGGACATCCACCTGccctccacctccagccccgCCAGCATCCTGGGCAGCCCCGTGGCCCCCGGCtcgctgccagccctgggcccCGGGGACTCCTACCTCAACCTCGGCAGCCTGGAGAGGGGCAGCAAGGACGGGGAcgagtgtgtgtctgtgctggaGGGGCAGGACGGGCTCAGCCGGCGCGTGGAGGGCTCCGAGGTCAGCGAGTTcactctgctcagcagcagcagccggcACAAGGACGACACAGACAGAGGGGACGAGGACAG CAGGCGGCAGCAGCCCATCCCCAAGCTCAACCCCCCGCCGCCCATCCTGCGCAAAAGGTCGAGCAAGACCTCTCCGAGCCTGGAGGTGGAGGCGAAGCCTGAGAGCGCTGCCCACGTCAGCCTGCCCAGCCCCGGcctctgcagcctcagcagcgcCGCCGCCAGCTCGCTCACCCTCACGGACCCTGAGGGCAGGACTCCGGCACGGAGCGCTGCCCCCGGCACAGAGCCCCCCGCTGCGGGCGGCTGGGCGCGGGGCAAGGGCAGGACTGCAGAGAGCGGGCACCCGTCCCCCCTGGCCAACAGCCGGGAGCCTGCGGCCACAGCGGCCCTGGGGAAGGACTtggccgccctgggcagccccacgGACAGCTCGCTGCCGCTCTGCCCCGCGGACGACACCCGCTTGCACATCAGCTTCTCGGAAGATGAGCTGCTCGAACCGGAGCTGGACACTGCCCTGGGGCCCTGCAGGGTCCCCTCGTag
- the LOC133627261 gene encoding carboxyl-terminal PDZ ligand of neuronal nitric oxide synthase protein-like isoform X2, translating to MPVKNRYNLVDDGCDSRVPLHNEEAFQHGIHFQAKYIGSLDVPRPNSRVEIVAAMRRIRYEFKAKNIKKKKVSIIVSVDGVKVILRKKQKRKEWTWDESKMVVMHDPVYRIFYVSHDSQDLKIFSYIARDGANNSFRCNVFKSKKKSQAMRVVRTVGQAFEVCHKLSLQHALHNADGQADGASDKSAEEQPLEVHQIKGSKITDVDEVGIDSDGICVSERGPRELPTARGDLGMLKPGQASKDKNSQDPEVCSLPPAGSQPLLSPGSPCSSASITPLASQHCLQLLQQQLLQQQQQTQVAVAQVQLLKDQLAAETAARIEAQARVRQLLLTNRDLLQHVSLLVRQLTVLEAREQHRQPVDRSLQNLSLAQSLSLNLKNHYSLDIHLPSTSSPASILGSPVAPGSLPALGPGDSYLNLGSLERGSKDGDECVSVLEGQDGLSRRVEGSEVSEFTLLSSSSRHKDDTDRGDEDRRQQPIPKLNPPPPILRKRSSKTSPSLEVEAKPESAAHVSLPSPGLCSLSSAAASSLTLTDPEGRTPARSAAPGTEPPAAGGWARGKGRTAESGHPSPLANSREPAATAALGKDLAALGSPTDSSLPLCPADDTRLHISFSEDELLEPELDTALGPCRVPS from the exons taTGAATTCAAAGCCAAGAACattaagaagaagaaagtgaGCATCATTGTGTCTGTGGATGGGGTGAAGGTGATTCTGCGCAAGAAGCAGAAG AGAAAGGAGTGGACCTGGGATGAGAGTAAGATGGTGGTGATGCACGACCCTGTGTACAG AATCTTCTATGTGTCTCATGACTCACAAGATCTGAAAATATTCAGTTACATCGCAAGGGACGGCGCTAACAACTCCTTCAGGTGCAATGTCTTCAAATCAAAGAAGAAG AGCCAGGCCATGCGCGTGGTGCGCACCGTGGGCCAGGCCTTCGAGGTGTGCCACAAGCTGAGCCTGCAGCACGCGCTGCACAACGCCGACGGGCAGGCGGACGGCGCCAGCGACAAGTCGGCCGAGGAGCAGCCGCTGGAAG TTCACCAGATAAAGGGCTCCAAGATCACAGACGTGGATGAGGTTGGCATCGACTCTGATGGCATCTGTGTGTCTGAGAGGGGACCCCGAGAGCTGCCCACTGCCAGGGGGGACCTTGGCATGCTGAAACCTGGACAAGCCTCTAAGGATAAGAACTCCCAG GACCCCGAGGtctgctccctgcccccggccgGCTCACAGCCGCTGCTCAGCCCGGGCAGTCCCTGCTCCTCGGCCTCCATCACGCCGCTGGCCTCGCAGCActgcctccagctgctccagcagcagctcctccagcagcagcagcagacacagGTGGCCGTGGCCCAG GTGCAGCTCCTGAAGGACCAGCTGGCAGCTGAGACAGCAGCGCGGATCGAGGCTCAGGCGCGGGtgcggcagctgctgctgaccaaCCGGGACCTGCTGCAGCACGTGTCCCTCCTGGTCCGGCAGCTGACGGTGCTGGAGGCCCGGGAGCAGCACCGGCAGCCGG TTGACCGCTCCTTGCAAAACCTGTCGCTGGCTCAGTCCCTCTCCCTGAACCTGAAGAACCACTACAGCCTGGACATCCACCTGccctccacctccagccccgCCAGCATCCTGGGCAGCCCCGTGGCCCCCGGCtcgctgccagccctgggcccCGGGGACTCCTACCTCAACCTCGGCAGCCTGGAGAGGGGCAGCAAGGACGGGGAcgagtgtgtgtctgtgctggaGGGGCAGGACGGGCTCAGCCGGCGCGTGGAGGGCTCCGAGGTCAGCGAGTTcactctgctcagcagcagcagccggcACAAGGACGACACAGACAGAGGGGACGAGGACAG GCGGCAGCAGCCCATCCCCAAGCTCAACCCCCCGCCGCCCATCCTGCGCAAAAGGTCGAGCAAGACCTCTCCGAGCCTGGAGGTGGAGGCGAAGCCTGAGAGCGCTGCCCACGTCAGCCTGCCCAGCCCCGGcctctgcagcctcagcagcgcCGCCGCCAGCTCGCTCACCCTCACGGACCCTGAGGGCAGGACTCCGGCACGGAGCGCTGCCCCCGGCACAGAGCCCCCCGCTGCGGGCGGCTGGGCGCGGGGCAAGGGCAGGACTGCAGAGAGCGGGCACCCGTCCCCCCTGGCCAACAGCCGGGAGCCTGCGGCCACAGCGGCCCTGGGGAAGGACTtggccgccctgggcagccccacgGACAGCTCGCTGCCGCTCTGCCCCGCGGACGACACCCGCTTGCACATCAGCTTCTCGGAAGATGAGCTGCTCGAACCGGAGCTGGACACTGCCCTGGGGCCCTGCAGGGTCCCCTCGTag